In Panacibacter ginsenosidivorans, the following proteins share a genomic window:
- a CDS encoding DoxX family protein has translation MNLLHQIDGWSVKHHPKWLVAIRAALGFILFIKGISFIKNSTLLPQLLQKSAIPQSAVWLSDFIPWAHLFGGCPIIIGLFTRLAVLLQIPILIGAVFFINSNRNVFAGDSELLFSAIILMLLVFFLVEGSGPFSFDNYFRKKKI, from the coding sequence ATGAACTTACTGCATCAAATAGATGGCTGGAGTGTAAAACATCACCCCAAATGGCTGGTAGCCATACGTGCCGCTCTTGGCTTTATTCTTTTTATTAAAGGGATTTCTTTTATTAAAAACAGCACATTGCTTCCGCAATTGCTCCAAAAAAGTGCTATTCCTCAAAGTGCAGTCTGGCTTTCAGATTTTATTCCATGGGCACATTTATTTGGCGGCTGTCCCATCATCATCGGCCTGTTTACACGTCTCGCCGTACTATTACAAATCCCTATACTTATTGGTGCGGTATTTTTTATCAACTCAAACAGAAATGTATTTGCAGGAGATTCAGAACTGTTATTTTCTGCAATTATTTTAATGTTGCTGGTCTTTTTTCTTGTAGAAGGTAGCGGACCTTTTTCTTTTGATAATTATTTCAGGAAGAAAAAAATATAA